From Mycteria americana isolate JAX WOST 10 ecotype Jacksonville Zoo and Gardens chromosome 4, USCA_MyAme_1.0, whole genome shotgun sequence, one genomic window encodes:
- the MGST2 gene encoding microsomal glutathione S-transferase 2 has translation MAGGLILLAAVSLLSAFQQCHFALLVGKSRMKHKVMPPAVTGAPEFDRTFRAQQNCVEFYPIFLTVLWTAGWFFNQELASFLGVLYMFARYKYFHGYVQSVKGRLTGFYLNLIILMCLITLGAAGIVNSFLDEYLDFSIMKKLRKLL, from the exons ATGGCCGGTGGTTTAATTTTGCTTGCGGCTGTCTCTCTTCTTTCCGCCTTCCAGCAAT GtcattttgctttgctggtgGGGAAATCAAGAATGAAGCACAAGGTCATGCCCCCAGCTGTCACTGGAGCTCCAGAATTTGACAGAACATTTCGTGCACA ACAAAACTGTGTGGAGTTTTACCCAATATTCCTGACTGTCCTCTGGACTGCAGGATGGTTTTTTAATCAAG aaTTAGCTTCCTTTCTGGGTGTGTTGTACATGTTTGCCCGCTACAAGTACTTCCATGGTTACGTACAGTCTGTGAAAGGAAG GTTAACaggtttttatttgaatttgatAATTCTGATGTGCTTGATAACCCTGGGTGCAGCTGGGATTGTTAACAGCTTTCTGGATGAATACCTGGACTTCAGCATTATGAAGAAGCTACGTAAATTGTTGtga